A window of Marinobacter salarius contains these coding sequences:
- a CDS encoding amino acid adenylation domain-containing protein has translation MSSASFNPFAGGELLRVAPATGPQREIIASAQLSDVANTAFNEAVSVKLSGNLDVSLLRQCFDDLIAKHDILRATFSRNGTEICLHDTSTFQLEVEDISGGTPSEQEAAIKDLWKNIAISPMNLEEGPLLFAWLMKLDSNTHELVLAAHHIVCDGWSIGLMLTELAESYGTQRAQSDDGGSDISFFDYAEMVDSKEISNIDNDYWIDRFAEVPPNLDLPLDHPRPHFRTFEATRLDYRIDPELAKRLPKAAAAMKVSMVNMVLASYFVLLHRLTSSNDIVVGLPVAGQATQNRLKQVGHMVHLLPIRTQLTPNTRFSELCTQVKSEVLNATEHSNFTFGKLIEAINVDRTRVPLINTIFNIDQPLEHMQFGDVDGKVRTVPRAAENFEMFLNILPSSDSLTIEATYSTALFSEATIVSWLEALERILVSATADAEVAVGSIALAEQEPNLVQRANDTQRDMTHGTVIEALKHHVSTAPDALACAFGDRRWTYQELEDRSNAVAANLASQGIAASNTVAVCVERSDAALAAVVGILKLGAIYLPLDPDFPEARLQHMIEDSEASAVIVEPQTPAAIAGLDLVKVDINEAVKQSSASSHLPPVNIDPGQTAYIIYTSGSTGKPKGVLVPHRALINFLESMADKPGCTASDRLLAVTTFSFDISFLELLLPLTQGATTVIADKDSVKDGEKLRRLILDHQISIMQATPATWRMLLDTDWRKDGLRMKGLCGGEPLPQDLVQDLLGCLDELWNMYGPTETTVWSTCHPLRLTDRLISIGKPINNTQVHILDRERNPLPLSCPGELYIGGVGLATGYHNRPELTAEKYVDHPTYGRLYATGDLAKWAPDGNLQHLGRMDDQVKVRGYRIELGDIESALAACADVKSACAYVWELAPGDARIVGCVVSESGDEPNVVSIRKELRKLLPAYMIPQYIIAIDSVPLSPSGKMDRRRLPKPELRESSILKASALANQTEEMIADVWSDVLNSKSRIVREDNFFSLGGHSLLALQAIRRIESQTGIKLTPEDIVGLSLSEIAEKVSHSTPASAGHEDSPADLPTAQRRLLSHEQTRLLLRQLSYPDNVCNNLPASWFLEGDLDIDTFTRSLVKVFERQTALRTAITQLDGRYQQGILPVKQVPVLDVVDLTGEDNPEETALKRSRDLAFTPFKVLDRPLFRSTLFVLGDARYHYVFVPHQLVFDGWSFDIFLKELEDAYLVQSNTEREKANKLAFEFRDYAEWSIEKGASTEDVDYHRAKLAGVLESGARENDNSAKPNQCARETLNFPEASLAMVEKVGNELGLKLHEILFCLFAETISRSHKDNSIVLGVPSAGRQRADVINLIGSFVTTIPCLLQAPSSSFRERMASLGDQLRETLNHQTVTYADIVSNTPAERALFPEFVQASFAFQDIRNRPTSIANLTLRQLDLPRLNTEYPVEFWVRIQPGGFIGVFDYNEAAVDSQTVHSLKETFAGLVADLERLINEVPSEPSQSKTPVAKKPFWRKLFQS, from the coding sequence ATGAGTTCCGCCAGCTTCAATCCGTTCGCCGGTGGTGAACTGTTGCGGGTTGCTCCCGCAACAGGACCACAAAGGGAAATCATCGCCTCTGCCCAGCTGAGCGACGTTGCCAACACCGCCTTTAACGAAGCCGTATCCGTTAAGCTTTCCGGCAACCTTGATGTCAGTCTGCTCCGCCAATGTTTTGATGACCTTATCGCAAAGCACGATATCCTGAGGGCAACGTTTTCCAGGAACGGCACGGAAATCTGCCTGCACGACACCTCCACATTCCAACTGGAAGTGGAGGACATCAGTGGCGGCACTCCGAGCGAACAGGAAGCTGCCATTAAAGACCTTTGGAAGAACATCGCCATTTCCCCCATGAACCTCGAGGAAGGCCCTCTCCTGTTCGCGTGGTTGATGAAGCTCGACAGCAACACCCACGAACTGGTCCTGGCCGCCCATCATATTGTCTGTGACGGTTGGTCCATCGGGCTGATGCTGACCGAACTGGCCGAATCCTATGGTACTCAGCGCGCACAATCGGACGATGGGGGATCGGACATCTCCTTCTTCGATTACGCGGAAATGGTGGATTCCAAAGAAATCAGCAATATCGACAACGACTACTGGATCGATCGTTTTGCCGAAGTACCGCCAAACCTGGACCTGCCCCTGGATCACCCGCGGCCCCATTTTCGAACCTTTGAAGCAACCCGGTTGGATTACCGGATAGACCCGGAGCTGGCCAAACGCCTGCCCAAGGCAGCCGCCGCCATGAAAGTCAGCATGGTGAACATGGTGTTGGCGAGCTATTTTGTGCTACTGCACCGCCTGACATCCAGCAACGACATCGTGGTAGGGCTTCCGGTTGCAGGCCAGGCCACACAGAACCGCCTGAAACAGGTTGGCCACATGGTGCACCTGCTGCCAATCCGCACACAACTGACACCGAACACCCGGTTTTCGGAGCTGTGCACGCAGGTCAAGTCGGAAGTGCTCAATGCCACCGAGCATTCAAACTTCACGTTCGGCAAGCTTATTGAAGCCATCAACGTTGACCGTACCCGTGTCCCGCTGATCAATACCATCTTCAACATCGACCAGCCCCTGGAGCACATGCAGTTCGGCGATGTTGACGGCAAAGTCAGAACGGTGCCCCGCGCCGCGGAAAACTTCGAGATGTTTCTGAACATCCTGCCGTCGTCCGACAGCCTCACCATTGAGGCCACCTACTCCACCGCCCTGTTCAGCGAGGCCACCATCGTGTCCTGGCTTGAGGCCCTGGAACGGATCCTGGTGTCCGCCACGGCGGATGCAGAGGTGGCTGTAGGCAGCATTGCCCTGGCAGAACAGGAACCAAACCTGGTTCAGCGTGCTAACGACACCCAGCGTGACATGACCCATGGCACGGTCATCGAGGCACTTAAGCACCATGTCTCCACCGCACCGGATGCCTTGGCATGCGCGTTCGGTGACCGTCGCTGGACTTACCAGGAACTCGAAGACCGCAGCAATGCCGTAGCCGCCAACCTTGCCAGCCAGGGTATCGCGGCCAGCAATACAGTAGCGGTATGCGTCGAGCGCTCAGACGCTGCCCTGGCTGCGGTTGTCGGTATTCTCAAGCTGGGGGCCATTTACCTTCCTCTGGACCCGGACTTTCCGGAAGCCCGATTGCAGCACATGATTGAGGACTCCGAGGCCTCCGCTGTTATCGTCGAACCACAGACGCCAGCGGCCATCGCTGGCCTGGATCTGGTCAAGGTCGATATCAACGAGGCGGTTAAGCAGAGTTCGGCATCGTCGCACTTGCCACCAGTGAATATCGACCCGGGGCAGACGGCCTATATCATCTACACCTCAGGCTCCACCGGAAAACCCAAGGGCGTGCTGGTACCCCATCGGGCGCTGATCAACTTCCTTGAGAGTATGGCGGACAAACCCGGTTGCACGGCCAGCGACCGGCTGTTGGCCGTTACCACCTTCTCCTTCGACATCTCCTTCCTGGAGCTCCTGCTGCCTCTGACGCAGGGCGCCACTACCGTGATTGCGGACAAGGACAGCGTAAAGGACGGTGAAAAGCTGCGCCGGCTGATTCTCGATCACCAGATATCGATCATGCAGGCGACCCCGGCGACCTGGCGTATGCTGCTGGATACCGACTGGCGGAAGGATGGCCTGAGAATGAAGGGCCTCTGTGGCGGCGAACCACTGCCCCAGGATCTGGTGCAGGATCTTCTCGGATGCCTGGACGAGCTCTGGAATATGTACGGCCCCACTGAAACCACCGTCTGGTCCACCTGTCACCCACTACGACTTACCGACAGACTGATCTCCATCGGTAAGCCTATTAACAACACACAGGTGCATATTCTTGACCGGGAACGGAACCCGTTGCCCCTGTCCTGCCCCGGTGAGCTGTATATCGGTGGCGTTGGGCTGGCAACCGGTTACCACAACCGGCCCGAACTTACCGCCGAAAAGTACGTTGACCACCCCACCTACGGCAGGTTGTATGCCACCGGTGACCTTGCCAAGTGGGCACCTGACGGCAACCTACAGCATCTGGGCCGAATGGATGACCAGGTGAAGGTTCGCGGTTACCGCATTGAATTGGGTGATATTGAGTCTGCCCTCGCCGCCTGCGCGGACGTTAAATCCGCCTGCGCGTATGTCTGGGAACTGGCCCCGGGCGACGCCCGCATCGTTGGCTGTGTGGTTTCGGAATCCGGAGACGAGCCCAATGTGGTGAGCATCCGCAAGGAACTCAGAAAGCTCCTGCCAGCGTATATGATTCCTCAGTACATCATCGCCATCGACAGCGTTCCCCTGAGCCCCAGCGGCAAGATGGACCGGCGGCGCCTGCCCAAACCGGAACTTCGCGAGTCCAGTATTCTCAAGGCCTCCGCCTTGGCGAACCAGACCGAAGAGATGATTGCCGATGTCTGGTCCGACGTGCTCAACTCGAAGTCCCGGATTGTGCGTGAGGACAACTTCTTCAGCCTGGGCGGGCACTCATTGCTCGCCCTGCAGGCCATCCGCAGGATAGAAAGTCAGACCGGTATCAAACTGACCCCGGAAGACATCGTCGGGCTCAGCCTGAGTGAAATTGCCGAGAAAGTCTCTCACAGCACGCCCGCCTCCGCCGGGCACGAAGACTCGCCGGCGGACCTGCCCACGGCGCAACGGCGGCTGTTGAGCCACGAACAGACCCGGCTACTGCTACGGCAACTGTCCTACCCGGACAACGTGTGCAACAACCTGCCCGCGTCCTGGTTCCTCGAAGGCGATCTGGATATAGATACGTTCACCCGCAGCCTGGTCAAGGTTTTCGAGCGTCAGACCGCGCTGCGTACAGCCATTACCCAGTTGGACGGCCGCTACCAGCAAGGCATCCTGCCAGTGAAGCAGGTCCCCGTACTCGATGTTGTTGACCTGACCGGCGAGGATAACCCCGAGGAAACGGCGTTGAAACGCTCACGGGACCTGGCATTCACACCCTTCAAGGTGCTCGACCGGCCGCTGTTCCGCTCCACGCTGTTTGTGCTGGGTGATGCCCGATACCACTACGTGTTCGTGCCACATCAACTGGTCTTCGATGGCTGGTCGTTTGATATCTTCCTCAAGGAGCTGGAGGACGCCTACCTGGTGCAGAGCAATACGGAACGGGAAAAAGCCAACAAGCTGGCGTTCGAGTTCCGGGATTACGCTGAGTGGTCAATTGAAAAAGGTGCGTCGACAGAGGATGTCGATTACCACAGGGCCAAGCTTGCCGGCGTCCTGGAATCCGGGGCCCGGGAGAACGATAACAGCGCCAAGCCCAACCAATGTGCCCGGGAGACCCTGAACTTCCCGGAAGCGAGCCTGGCGATGGTGGAAAAGGTAGGTAATGAACTCGGGCTCAAACTCCATGAGATCCTGTTCTGCCTGTTCGCCGAGACCATCTCCCGGTCGCATAAAGATAACAGTATTGTACTGGGCGTGCCCTCGGCCGGCCGTCAACGCGCCGACGTGATCAACCTGATCGGCAGCTTTGTGACCACCATTCCCTGTTTGCTTCAGGCGCCATCGTCCAGCTTCCGGGAACGCATGGCCAGCCTGGGCGACCAACTCAGGGAAACACTGAATCATCAGACGGTGACCTACGCAGATATCGTCAGTAATACGCCTGCCGAGAGGGCGCTGTTTCCGGAGTTTGTCCAGGCCAGTTTTGCCTTTCAGGACATCCGCAACCGGCCAACCTCCATTGCGAACCTGACACTCAGGCAGTTGGACCTGCCCCGCCTGAACACCGAGTACCCGGTGGAATTCTGGGTGCGGATCCAGCCTGGTGGTTTTATTGGCGTGTTTGACTACAACGAGGCTGCTGTTGATTCACAGACGGTGCATTCGCTCAAGGAGACCTTTGCGGGACTTGTCGCGGATCTGGAAAGACTTATCAATGAGGTGCCCTCAGAACCAAGCCAGTCAAAAACACCGGTCGCCAAAAAGCCGTTCTGGAGGAAGCTGTTTCAGTCATGA
- a CDS encoding polyketide synthase, with protein MTASSNQQTVISRFIKIAQDYPGRTAVAWQDNQTWKELTYTQLFDKARAIASNLVKAGVKEGSPVILPSERHPDLCANLLGVLLCGAHYVFIDANYPKERQHFIAEAVSAKFGINAPGSHLLKHLDISWINTADAQQSDMETPVIHENGEQPAYVMFTSGSTGEPKGVVIPDRAILRLVTNTDFISFSPEQTFLQLSALSFDASTLELWGPLLNGGTCVLHPETDILTPNRIRDVIRERAVSTLWLTSSLFNTFISEYPGYLKPVKQLLTGGEALSVPHVKKALENLPDTALFNGYGPTENTTFTTVFPIPRVLPEDIKRIPIGFPIPGTQCALVDEEMNIIEGADQAGELIAFGDGLALGYLNKPELTADKFIQVKTNDGQSRTAYRTGDLAQLNEDGSYDYLGRIDKQVKIDGHRIEPGEIEYQLNSLDFVTEARVVVRIGPQGQKRLAAYLVAESDVSAYSVRQALGEVFPAYMIPHFIIQVSELPKNKNGKLDEARLPDPYATAPKEAPQASRVTKDRIQESWNIILDRPVEETDNFMDAGGTSLEALKLATLLERTFDVELSATFVFEHPTIQQQANFFATRSSAGETEASARHGDRNNNEFAIIGMACRFPGANNLDEYWQNLLAGKETVSFFTDDELSPDVTAEERSNPAYVKAKGIVEGYDRFDAKFFGISPIEARVMDPQQRILLELSWHALEDANIPPGDTHYRTGVFAGMNWARYYQQYVLPNKEVIDSYGVLNCGLANEPDLLSTRISYKLNLKGPSINVFTACSTGLVAVAQACEAIDNGQCEQAIAAGVSISTPVKRGYAYQEGSMLSKDGHCRPFDQDATGTTFNDGAGAIVLKRRDLAERDGDTIYAVIKGYAVNNDGEQKASFTAPSVAGQVAVYKDALARAAIEPSSVGFIETHGTATPLGDPIEVLSLRRCYSSEDTREKTCAIGSVKSNIGHAIHAAGLASLIKSTLAVRDNKIPPTLFFQTANPKLELEKSHFYVNTAVEAWKLPSPRRAAVTSLGVGGTNAHVILEEYVPEKAPELSKEITSERRFPILLSARSKPSLERQIARYCDYFANRKNALLPNVSHTSIHGRKHFDHRAIVFGGDLPSALENLGQEVSFAKGQAGNNPNQSVGFMFSGQGTQARHMGKWLYENSGSYRDTFDRGCRIVLKTSGVDIRGILFAEGDQNADDNLVNQTSFVQPALFLLEFGLANYLKERGVAPSFLIGHSIGEFAAAALAGIFSFENAVELVATRGALMQSMPPGKMLIVRSNPDDIEELVGQRAEVAAVNAPGLMVLSGEQEAIRAISAELSERKIASTILQTSHAFHSSMMDPIVPEFEAFVSTIQRQAPSIPIYSTMTGALLTDEEAMSPRYWSQQLRNPVLFSNALQALSLRHENDGERISLLEVGPGNTLVNLANSHRELEGIHAYAALTTKGTDENAEDDIYRSVGQLWVDGHTLDWNRYFEGLSVCKERLPGYAFSDDSFWLGPVNNASTNMTNSVAPSTAAASQLSHLANPATPVTQDVIMDSKQHSEKIRADVMAIIEDVSGYDLGDADPASHFSEVGLDSLLLTQVATALERQFKLGITFRHLVEEHTSLELISEFIASQVEPEVVTQTAPPSQETVGQPQPADGGHVSMPSGVDFSATMPTSGGHIQDIVNAQLQIMQMQLQALGRQGSPAPQSAPQTQQPAAASPTPAVANQDQASANESADDTPSKPAHTPGTRIAREKTNTEVTSAQREWIDRLMTKYQEKYAGSKSYTQKHRKHLADPRSVSGFNPGWKEVIFPIVTVESKGSKLWDIDGNELIDTSNGFGPILFGHSPDFISNAAKAQIDRGVETGPQSPLAGEVAELFCELTGNERCTFACTGSEANVGALRVARTVTGRTKVVAFEGSYHGIHDEVVMRVGKDHKALPAAPGVPREATSNMILLPWGEQSSLDEIRKLGDEIAAVLVEPVQSRKPQFHSKEYIQEIRRITEENGVALILDEVVTGFRVGPGGIRKRFDVNADMMTYGKVIGGGYPIGIIAGKAKYLDAMDGGYWEFGDDSIPEQGVTFFAGTFVRHPLALAVAKAVLTKIKEDGDSIYPALEEKTTAMAREAKAFIEQLKSNVSFEEFASLFYISVPPTSHWGHLLFLSMTLDGIHIQQYRPNFLTTQHSAEDVKKILQAFKSALANLIVNGLLEGDQVAAKKYLSGNNSIPAGARLGKNEKGEPAYFIEDPDNKGAYVEVGRP; from the coding sequence ATGACCGCCAGTAGTAACCAACAAACCGTCATCTCCCGCTTTATTAAAATTGCTCAGGACTACCCCGGTCGCACCGCTGTTGCGTGGCAAGACAACCAGACCTGGAAAGAACTTACCTACACCCAATTATTCGACAAAGCCCGGGCAATTGCCAGCAACCTGGTCAAGGCAGGCGTCAAGGAAGGCTCCCCGGTCATACTTCCGTCTGAAAGACATCCGGATTTATGCGCCAACTTACTTGGTGTACTTCTTTGTGGTGCTCATTATGTATTTATTGACGCCAATTACCCCAAAGAGCGTCAACATTTTATCGCCGAAGCTGTTTCCGCAAAGTTCGGTATAAATGCTCCCGGAAGTCATTTACTTAAACACCTTGATATTTCATGGATAAATACCGCTGACGCCCAACAAAGTGACATGGAAACACCGGTTATTCATGAAAACGGGGAGCAGCCAGCGTATGTTATGTTTACTTCCGGCTCGACCGGAGAACCCAAGGGCGTGGTGATACCCGACCGGGCGATACTTCGGCTGGTCACCAATACCGATTTCATATCCTTTTCACCGGAACAGACATTTCTCCAGCTATCGGCGCTCAGCTTCGATGCCTCTACTCTGGAACTGTGGGGGCCGCTGCTTAATGGCGGCACCTGCGTCCTTCATCCAGAGACCGATATACTGACCCCCAACCGCATCCGGGACGTTATCCGTGAGCGTGCCGTCAGCACGCTGTGGCTTACCTCTTCGTTGTTCAATACCTTCATATCCGAATACCCCGGCTACCTGAAGCCGGTCAAACAGTTGCTGACCGGAGGTGAAGCGCTCTCTGTACCACACGTGAAAAAGGCACTCGAAAACCTGCCCGACACTGCCCTGTTCAACGGTTATGGCCCCACCGAAAATACGACGTTCACCACTGTATTCCCGATACCCAGGGTTCTGCCGGAGGATATCAAGCGCATTCCCATCGGATTTCCCATCCCCGGTACCCAATGCGCCCTTGTCGATGAAGAGATGAACATTATTGAAGGCGCCGATCAGGCCGGTGAACTCATCGCTTTCGGCGATGGCCTTGCGCTGGGTTACCTGAACAAGCCGGAACTGACCGCTGACAAGTTCATTCAGGTGAAGACCAATGATGGCCAGTCGCGAACTGCCTACAGGACAGGCGATCTGGCGCAACTCAATGAAGACGGCAGCTACGATTACCTCGGCAGGATCGACAAGCAGGTCAAAATCGATGGACACCGCATCGAGCCGGGAGAAATTGAGTATCAGTTGAACAGCCTCGATTTTGTCACCGAGGCCCGGGTCGTCGTCCGTATCGGACCGCAGGGGCAGAAACGCCTGGCCGCCTACCTGGTGGCAGAATCGGACGTCAGCGCTTATTCCGTCCGTCAGGCACTGGGTGAGGTTTTTCCGGCCTACATGATTCCCCACTTTATTATCCAGGTGTCCGAACTGCCGAAGAACAAGAACGGCAAACTGGATGAAGCCCGCCTGCCTGACCCATACGCGACGGCGCCAAAAGAGGCCCCGCAGGCCTCCAGAGTCACCAAGGACCGCATCCAGGAGAGCTGGAACATCATACTGGACCGCCCGGTCGAAGAGACCGACAATTTCATGGATGCCGGCGGCACCTCACTTGAAGCCCTGAAACTGGCAACCCTGCTGGAACGCACCTTTGACGTTGAGCTAAGTGCCACGTTCGTGTTCGAGCACCCGACGATCCAGCAGCAAGCGAATTTCTTTGCAACCCGTTCCAGTGCTGGTGAAACTGAAGCATCAGCACGGCACGGCGACAGGAACAATAACGAGTTTGCCATCATTGGCATGGCATGCCGCTTCCCAGGCGCCAACAATCTGGATGAATACTGGCAGAACCTACTTGCGGGCAAGGAAACCGTCAGTTTCTTTACCGACGACGAGCTGAGTCCCGACGTCACTGCAGAAGAACGCTCCAATCCCGCGTATGTAAAAGCCAAGGGTATTGTCGAGGGTTACGACCGCTTCGACGCCAAGTTCTTTGGTATCTCACCGATAGAAGCCCGGGTGATGGACCCCCAGCAGCGCATCCTGCTCGAACTAAGCTGGCATGCCCTTGAAGACGCGAACATTCCTCCAGGCGACACACACTACCGCACGGGTGTCTTCGCCGGTATGAACTGGGCCCGTTATTACCAGCAGTATGTTCTCCCGAACAAGGAAGTGATCGACAGCTATGGCGTGCTCAACTGTGGCCTTGCCAATGAACCGGACCTGCTGAGTACCCGAATCTCCTATAAGTTGAACCTGAAGGGCCCAAGTATCAACGTCTTTACGGCGTGTTCCACGGGACTTGTCGCAGTGGCACAGGCCTGTGAAGCGATCGACAACGGCCAATGTGAGCAAGCCATCGCCGCGGGTGTGTCTATCTCGACGCCAGTGAAGCGAGGGTATGCCTATCAGGAAGGTAGCATGCTCTCGAAAGACGGCCATTGTCGGCCTTTCGACCAGGACGCCACGGGAACCACGTTCAACGACGGTGCCGGCGCTATCGTCCTGAAACGTCGAGACCTGGCGGAACGGGATGGCGACACCATCTACGCCGTTATCAAAGGCTATGCGGTGAATAACGACGGCGAACAGAAGGCCAGCTTCACCGCACCCAGTGTGGCCGGCCAGGTGGCTGTGTATAAGGATGCCCTCGCCCGCGCCGCGATCGAACCTTCGTCTGTTGGCTTCATTGAAACCCATGGCACTGCAACGCCCCTGGGAGACCCCATCGAGGTGTTGTCACTGAGGCGCTGTTATTCCTCAGAGGACACCCGGGAGAAAACCTGCGCGATTGGCTCTGTCAAATCCAACATCGGGCACGCCATCCATGCCGCCGGCCTGGCTAGCCTGATTAAATCCACTCTGGCCGTCCGGGACAACAAGATACCGCCCACGCTGTTTTTCCAGACCGCAAATCCCAAGCTGGAACTGGAGAAGTCCCATTTCTACGTCAATACGGCGGTGGAGGCCTGGAAGCTACCCTCTCCCCGTCGGGCAGCAGTGACCTCTCTAGGTGTTGGCGGTACCAATGCCCACGTCATCCTGGAGGAATACGTTCCGGAAAAGGCGCCCGAGCTGTCTAAAGAGATCACTTCTGAGCGCCGCTTCCCGATACTGCTATCGGCGAGGAGCAAGCCGTCACTGGAGCGACAGATCGCCCGGTATTGCGACTACTTCGCCAACCGGAAGAATGCTCTGCTGCCGAACGTGTCCCACACCTCGATCCATGGTCGCAAGCACTTCGATCATCGGGCGATCGTATTCGGCGGTGATCTGCCCTCCGCCCTGGAGAATCTCGGCCAGGAGGTGTCATTCGCCAAGGGCCAGGCCGGTAACAATCCCAACCAGAGTGTCGGTTTTATGTTCTCTGGCCAGGGTACCCAGGCCAGGCATATGGGCAAATGGCTGTATGAGAACTCCGGCTCTTATCGGGATACCTTTGATCGCGGTTGCAGGATCGTACTGAAAACCAGTGGGGTGGACATCCGCGGCATCCTGTTCGCCGAAGGCGACCAGAACGCCGATGACAATCTGGTCAACCAGACTTCCTTCGTGCAACCGGCCCTGTTCCTGCTCGAATTCGGACTGGCAAACTACCTGAAAGAACGTGGCGTTGCGCCCTCGTTTCTAATCGGGCACAGCATTGGCGAATTCGCCGCCGCTGCCCTTGCAGGCATCTTCAGTTTTGAGAACGCCGTAGAGCTGGTTGCCACCCGGGGCGCCCTCATGCAAAGCATGCCGCCCGGAAAAATGCTCATTGTGCGGTCAAACCCGGACGACATCGAAGAATTGGTTGGCCAGCGGGCTGAGGTGGCTGCGGTGAATGCGCCTGGCCTTATGGTGCTCTCGGGCGAGCAGGAGGCCATCAGGGCGATCTCCGCCGAGCTGTCCGAGCGGAAGATCGCCAGCACTATCCTGCAGACCAGCCATGCGTTCCACTCGTCGATGATGGACCCCATTGTTCCCGAGTTCGAAGCATTCGTATCCACGATTCAACGGCAGGCACCCTCCATCCCTATCTATTCAACCATGACGGGCGCGCTGCTGACGGATGAGGAGGCGATGTCGCCCCGTTACTGGTCGCAACAACTCAGGAACCCAGTGCTGTTTTCAAATGCCTTGCAGGCTCTCAGCCTCCGTCATGAAAACGATGGCGAACGAATCAGTCTCCTGGAAGTGGGGCCCGGCAATACCCTGGTCAATCTGGCGAATAGCCACCGGGAGCTTGAAGGTATTCACGCCTATGCCGCTCTCACCACCAAGGGCACCGACGAGAACGCAGAAGACGACATTTACCGCAGTGTTGGCCAACTCTGGGTCGATGGGCATACCCTGGACTGGAACCGTTACTTTGAGGGGCTGTCGGTTTGCAAGGAACGGCTCCCGGGCTATGCGTTTTCGGACGACTCGTTCTGGCTCGGCCCGGTCAACAACGCCTCCACAAACATGACCAACAGCGTCGCCCCTTCAACGGCGGCAGCTTCGCAACTGTCTCATCTGGCTAATCCGGCAACCCCGGTTACACAGGACGTTATAATGGACTCAAAACAGCATTCTGAAAAAATCCGCGCCGATGTCATGGCCATTATTGAAGACGTGTCGGGGTATGACCTGGGCGACGCAGACCCGGCCTCACACTTCAGTGAGGTTGGCCTGGATTCGTTGTTGCTCACCCAGGTCGCGACTGCATTGGAGCGTCAGTTTAAACTCGGGATCACATTCCGGCATCTTGTGGAAGAACACACCTCTCTGGAATTGATCTCGGAGTTCATTGCATCCCAGGTTGAGCCCGAGGTCGTCACCCAGACTGCACCACCGTCTCAGGAGACAGTTGGTCAGCCCCAGCCTGCTGATGGCGGCCACGTGTCCATGCCCTCCGGTGTTGATTTCAGTGCAACAATGCCCACTTCCGGTGGCCATATACAGGATATCGTAAACGCCCAGTTGCAGATTATGCAGATGCAACTTCAGGCTCTTGGCAGACAGGGGAGCCCGGCCCCCCAGAGCGCACCGCAAACACAGCAGCCAGCCGCTGCCTCACCAACGCCCGCTGTTGCCAATCAGGATCAGGCAAGCGCTAACGAAAGCGCCGACGACACACCCAGCAAACCGGCCCACACCCCTGGCACTCGCATCGCACGGGAGAAAACCAATACCGAAGTCACCTCCGCACAGCGGGAATGGATCGACCGGTTGATGACGAAATACCAGGAAAAATACGCAGGGTCCAAGAGCTACACGCAGAAGCACAGGAAACACCTGGCCGATCCAAGAAGTGTTTCCGGCTTTAACCCGGGCTGGAAAGAGGTGATTTTTCCGATTGTCACGGTGGAATCGAAAGGATCGAAACTCTGGGATATCGACGGCAACGAGCTTATTGATACCTCCAATGGCTTCGGCCCCATCCTGTTCGGCCATTCACCGGACTTCATTTCCAACGCCGCCAAGGCCCAGATTGACCGCGGTGTGGAAACCGGACCGCAATCCCCGCTAGCTGGCGAAGTGGCGGAACTCTTCTGCGAGCTCACCGGCAACGAGCGGTGCACCTTTGCCTGTACCGGCTCCGAGGCCAACGTCGGCGCCCTCCGGGTCGCCCGTACGGTCACCGGTCGCACCAAGGTCGTGGCGTTCGAAGGCTCCTACCACGGCATTCACGACGAAGTGGTCATGCGAGTCGGTAAAGACCACAAGGCTCTTCCCGCCGCACCAGGGGTGCCCAGGGAAGCAACCTCAAACATGATACTGCTGCCCTGGGGCGAGCAGAGTAGCCTGGATGAGATCCGTAAACTGGGTGACGAAATCGCCGCTGTACTGGTGGAACCGGTGCAAAGCAGGAAGCCCCAGTTCCACAGCAAGGAATACATCCAGGAAATTCGCAGAATTACCGAGGAAAACGGCGTCGCGCTGATCCTCGATGAGGTAGTGACCGGCTTCCGCGTTGGCCCCGGCGGTATTCGCAAACGCTTCGATGTCAATGCCGACATGATGACCTACGGCAAGGTCATCGGCGGCGGCTATCCCATCGGCATTATCGCCGGCAAAGCCAAGTATCTGGACGCGATGGACGGCGGCTATTGGGAGTTTGGCGATGATTCCATCCCCGAGCAGGGTGTGACGTTCTTCGCCGGAACCTTTGTGCGGCACCCGCTGGCCCTGGCAGTTGCCAAAGCGGTACTTACCAAGATCAAGGAAGACGGCGATTCGATCTATCCGGCGCTGGAAGAAAAAACCACCGCCATGGCCAGGGAAGCCAAGGCCTTTATCGAGCAGCTGAAATCCAACGTCAGCTTCGAGGAATTTGCCTCGCTGTTCTACATTTCCGTTCCCCCGACGTCTCACTGGGGGCACCTACTGTTCCTGTCGATGACGCTCGACGGCATCCACATCCAGCAGTACCGTCCAAACTTCCTGACAACCCAGCACTCCGCCGAAGATGTGAAGAAAATACTGCAGGCATTCAAGTCGGCCCTGGCGAACCTCATCGTCAACGGCCTGCTCGAGGGCGACCAGGTGGCGGCCAAGAAGTATCTGAGTGGCAACAACAGCATTCCTGCAGGCGCCAGGCTGGGAAAAAATGAGAAAGGGGAGCCCGCTTACTTTATTGAAGACCCCGACAATAAAGGCGCATATGTGGAGGTGGGCCGCCCATGA